Below is a genomic region from Gracilimonas sp..
GACAAAAACGCGCCCGGGAAATTTTCTTCCTCGGAGCCAACTATTCCGCCCAGGAAGCTTTTGAAATGGGAATGGTGAACCAGGTTGTTCCGCATGAAGAACTCGAGGAAACGGCTTATGAATGGGCACAGGAAATATTGGCTAAAAGTCCGACAGCCATCAAAATGATCAAGTTTGCCTTTAACGCCATTGACGACGGCATGGTTGGTCAGCAGGTATTTGCCGGAGAAGCTACCCGGTTAGCTTATATGACCGACGAAGCCGAAGAAGGTCGCAATGCCTTCCTGGAAAAACGTAAGCCCAACTGGGACAAATTTGACCGTTCACCTTCTTAAAACCGCCACGAAAACTCCAAAGCACTAAATATGAATATTAAACACGACACTACCGAAACTAAAGGCTCCTTCTACATAGAGCAGGAAGGTAAGCGTGTGGCTGAAATGACCTATTCCAAAGCCGGCCCGGAACGCATTATCATAGATCATACAGAAGTTTCTGATGAAACCCGCGGTGAGGGTTTAGGGAAGAAATTAGTTTATGAGGCTGTAGAATATGCCCGGAAAAACAATTTGAAGATTTTACCACTATGCCCTTTTGCCCGTTCGGTGTTTAGCAAAAATTCTGAAATCAGAGATGTGACTTAGATAGTGTCTTATTCATGCCGAATGGCATCGACTGGAGTTAAATTAGCTGCTTTCCAGGCGGGATAGGTCCCAAAAACCATACCTACGATAATAGCTACAATCAATACCACACCAACGGTATCTACACTAAGTGCTGCCTGAAATCCAAGATCGGTAAAACGGTTTATGATTTCGACCAGTCCAAAAACTCCGGCTACCCCCACTATCCATCCGATGATGCAGCCAACGATGGAGATGGTCACAGACTCTGAAATAAACTGCATCACGATATCTTTCTTTCGGGCTCCGGTTGCCTTACGAATTCCAATTTCTTTCGTCCGCTCCGTTACTGAAATCAGTAATACATTCATAATTCCGATGCCTCCCACCAGCACAGAAATACCCGTTATTGCTCCCATCACCAGCTTAAAAACAAGGATTCCCTGACTCAGTTGCTGCACCCTTCCTTCATAAGTAAAAACACTGAACGCTTCTTTACCCTCTTCATAATTCTGATCCAGCCAGTTTTCGACCGCAGAGCGCATTTCCGGTAAATCTTCTACTCTTCTGCTTTTAAAAACGATATTTGGAGAGTTACTGCCCTTCACATATTCCTGATATGATCTCATGGGTATCATGGCCTGAGCGCCCCTGGATTCGTCATTTAAAATTCCAATTATTTCATATGACTCGTTTTCAAAAGTGATGCTTTGGCCAATCAGCTCTTTTACATTGGAAGACCATTTCTCAGCCAGGGGTTTTGTCAGAACGGTTTTCTTTGCAGCATTTTCCACATCCGATTTACTGAAATAGCTTCCTTCAATTTCAGCTTCGGCAAAGTGTGGTACATTTTCCAGGGTAGCCTGAATATAGATTGCCAGCGAAGAGTCATTTAAGGTTGCCAGACGTGAACTATTTGCTAGCAACTCCGTGTAGCCCCACTGTGAAGTTCTTTCTTCCAAAGCCCGGGCCTCAGCGATTCCGAACTGGTAAACCGTATCCCTGGGAACCCGCACATCATTGACGATGTCAACCGTCTTGGGAGTTATGGTCATCATTTGAACAGAAGTAGTGGTTTCAATTTGTTCGCGGCCGGTTTGCTCCAGTCCATCTCCAAGAGCTAGAATAGCTACCAAAGATGCCACGCCAATAATAATTCCAAGTGTGGAGAGAAAGGTGTGAAGCGGATTGGCCTTAATATTCTGAAGGGCAATGGACACCGATTTAATGATCTGCTGCATATCTGTTTTTTTGGTTAGATGTGAAGATTTACGCCAACTCACTTTCATTGTTTCAGCATCAAAAAAAAGCCCCACTCCTTTGGAGCGAGGCTCATATTAAAGCAGAGTCTTATGTACTACATCGACTCAAACCCACCGGCACCCGACATCATTGCCCCAAAGAAAATGAAGGCAAATACCAGATAGAGTACAAATCCAACTGCAAAAATAATCAGCGTAGCTTTAGCCCAATTCTTTTTATTTGGATTGGTGCTGTCACTAAATGCCCAAACTAACAGCATAATAAACCCGATAACCGGTATGAATGAAATTAAAACCGAAATAACCCAGTCTTTAAGACTCATTACCGGTGCTGTTTCCCCTTGGATATTTTCCATAGTAGTCTCCGTTAGTTAAAAGTATACCGGAAATATGTACAAAACGGATGTTTCTTACAAGTAGATGCGCACCAACGAATAGCCTTTCTTATCTGACCTCTATCGTCATCGAGGAAGTATCGGATTCAATTATGAAATGAGCGTCTTTCCAGGAAGCAGGGCCAAATCGACCTCTTGCATTATTTGAAAAGCCATAAGCCTCTTTCGGGATACCCAGTAAATTCGAATCCAGCTCACCATTCACATTCTTATCGTGATATACTGCGATAGCATATTCACCAAAAATAAGACTGTCCTGAGACCAAACTACTGTTGAATTATCAACAGGAAGTACAACCGCATAGAGTGGGTTCTCTTTTTCGTTGTACTCTTTTTCGGAGTTGAATAAAGCAATTCTGATCTCTCCTTCTACTTTATCAATACCTTCTATCTTTAGTTCAAAGTTCGACATTCTTTGGTGGTTTTCGGGATAGGATATTTCCTGGGCACAAAGCGTAAGGGAAACACAGAAAAGTGCGCATAGAAACAAAATGTGCTTCATCGGGACTCAAACTAATTTGTAGATGAAAATTATTTATATCAATAAACTTATGAAACTAAAATCACTTAAAATAGTTTCATTCCATTTGGTACTTTTTTGTCGGTAGTGGCAAGTACAACATTCCCATTCTTGTCGGGAAAACCGGTTACCAAACATTCAGACATAAACGGCCCAATTTGTTTAGGCGGAAAGTTTACAACCGCTATCACCTGTTTGCCCTCTAATTCTTTGGGTTCATAGTGTTCGGTAATTTGAGCCGATGACTTCCGAATACCAAGCTGTTCACCAAAATCTATGGTAAGCTTATAAGCAGGCTTTATAGCTTCAGAAAATTCTTCCGCTTTAAGTATGGTGCCTGTTCTTATTTCAACTTGCTCAAACTCTTTCCAGCTAATTTCATTCATATTTTTTATCAGCATTTTGATTTTCAACTGTGAAACCTTTGGACAAAGCTAGTGATAGTTTTTAAAAAATCTACACCTGGCCTATAGACTTGTCTAGCCACAATTTGCAATAAACATCTTCCAAAATCATAAAAGCCCTTCTCTCTTTTTTGAAAGCAGGGCTTTTATGGATGGAATATTTGCTTAACAGAGTGGTCTATTTAATCAATGTCATAGATCGAACCAGCTGATTCTGACCAGACACCAACTTGTAATAATAAATCCCGCTCGAAAGCGAAGAGGCATTAAAGCCCACTACATGATTTCCTGCATTTTGATTGGTATTTACTAAAGTAGCCACGCGTTCGCCCAATACATTATAAACTTCCAAAAGTACTTTGCCCGGAGCCGAGATCTCATAAGCAATTTGTGTAGTTGGGTTAAATGGATTCGGGTAGTTCTGAGAGAGTTTGAAGGTAGCAACCTTATCGTCGTACTCCGGAACTGATGTCACCATACCGTACTCATAGAGCGTCCGGCTTTCGTCGTCCCATATCGTTCCATCAAATGAATAGGTTGCCAGGTCTTCAGAAATTTTACCATTTTCGTAGGTATAGCTATTTCTGTACTCCGAAACCCAACTGGCTTCACTTTCATAATAGTACTCTTCTACCATTTCAGTGACCATATCACCGTCATAATTCAGTATAGTTCTTGAATAAGGCACCCAAACTTCATCGTCAGTATAATATTCGTCATTGTATACCTCTACAAAAAAGAACTCATTGAAAACATTTTTCAAATATTCATCAAAAGACAAGCCTGCATAGGTGTACCTGTCTATGTAAGATGATTCATAATAGGCTTCAACGAATGCATTTTCC
It encodes:
- a CDS encoding GNAT family N-acetyltransferase — translated: MNIKHDTTETKGSFYIEQEGKRVAEMTYSKAGPERIIIDHTEVSDETRGEGLGKKLVYEAVEYARKNNLKILPLCPFARSVFSKNSEIRDVT
- a CDS encoding ABC transporter permease, which codes for MQQIIKSVSIALQNIKANPLHTFLSTLGIIIGVASLVAILALGDGLEQTGREQIETTTSVQMMTITPKTVDIVNDVRVPRDTVYQFGIAEARALEERTSQWGYTELLANSSRLATLNDSSLAIYIQATLENVPHFAEAEIEGSYFSKSDVENAAKKTVLTKPLAEKWSSNVKELIGQSITFENESYEIIGILNDESRGAQAMIPMRSYQEYVKGSNSPNIVFKSRRVEDLPEMRSAVENWLDQNYEEGKEAFSVFTYEGRVQQLSQGILVFKLVMGAITGISVLVGGIGIMNVLLISVTERTKEIGIRKATGARKKDIVMQFISESVTISIVGCIIGWIVGVAGVFGLVEIINRFTDLGFQAALSVDTVGVVLIVAIIVGMVFGTYPAWKAANLTPVDAIRHE
- a CDS encoding DUF2141 domain-containing protein; translation: MKHILFLCALFCVSLTLCAQEISYPENHQRMSNFELKIEGIDKVEGEIRIALFNSEKEYNEKENPLYAVVLPVDNSTVVWSQDSLIFGEYAIAVYHDKNVNGELDSNLLGIPKEAYGFSNNARGRFGPASWKDAHFIIESDTSSMTIEVR
- a CDS encoding tRNA-binding protein; its protein translation is MNEISWKEFEQVEIRTGTILKAEEFSEAIKPAYKLTIDFGEQLGIRKSSAQITEHYEPKELEGKQVIAVVNFPPKQIGPFMSECLVTGFPDKNGNVVLATTDKKVPNGMKLF
- a CDS encoding T9SS type A sorting domain-containing protein, producing MYKKTINSIVAGMVMLSLITSADIMAQSSFDNERKTKKSALLVKSTEKPLLPFQVLNSRYKTDNDIGRSTLQWTSEEGWMNAYRINYSYSADRLTITQNWQFYSEEGWEGDGSYTFVFTEDGLPVSYSYGLLGDVFTQTFHYSESGRLDSATFSETYEGESYSEKIELEYITPDSILIYNTLTGEDEEPELTGYFVNRENAFVEAYYESSYIDRYTYAGLSFDEYLKNVFNEFFFVEVYNDEYYTDDEVWVPYSRTILNYDGDMVTEMVEEYYYESEASWVSEYRNSYTYENGKISEDLATYSFDGTIWDDESRTLYEYGMVTSVPEYDDKVATFKLSQNYPNPFNPTTQIAYEISAPGKVLLEVYNVLGERVATLVNTNQNAGNHVVGFNASSLSSGIYYYKLVSGQNQLVRSMTLIK